In Nocardioides sp. WS12, the DNA window CGACGTCTTGGCGGCTTCGACGGAGCGCTGCAGGGCGGCCAACAGGTCGACCACTTCGCCGCCGGTCTTGGCGGACGTCTCGGTGCGCTTGACCTCGCCGCCCTCGATCTTGGCCTTCACCACGGACTCCACGGCTTCGGCGTAGTCGTCCTCGAAGTCGGCCGAGTCGAAGTCGCCGGACAGGGTCTCGATCAGCATCTTCGCCATCGCGACCTCGGCGTCCTTGACGTCACCCACCTCGACGGAGAAGTCGGGCACCCGGACCTCGTCAGGCCACATCATCGTCTGCAGCACGATCACGTCGCCGTTGGGCGTGGAACGCACTCGCAGCACCGCGGTGGACGTGCGCTGGCGCAGGGCAACGGTGACGACGGCCATCCGGTTGGAGTCGAGCAGCGCCTGGCGGAGCAGGGCGTACGGCTTGGCGCCGGTGCCCTCGGGTTCGAGGTAGTACGACTTCTCGAAGAGCATC includes these proteins:
- a CDS encoding Ku protein, whose translation is MRAIWKGAVSFGLVSVPVKLYSATESHDVSFRQVHAKDGGRIKYQRVCAIDGEEVPYSDIAKGYETEDGEMVILTEDDLANLPTTSSREIAVEKFVPVDQIDPMLFEKSYYLEPEGTGAKPYALLRQALLDSNRMAVVTVALRQRTSTAVLRVRSTPNGDVIVLQTMMWPDEVRVPDFSVEVGDVKDAEVAMAKMLIETLSGDFDSADFEDDYAEAVESVVKAKIEGGEVKRTETSAKTGGEVVDLLAALQRSVEAAKTSRGEAEPEAAPAKKTSPAKKTAAKKAAPAKKAAAKKTPAKKTAAKKAS